A genomic window from Vagococcus sp. CY52-2 includes:
- a CDS encoding tetratricopeptide repeat protein — translation MSYSKQMLEALSSGDLAQATVYFNEALSQDLPEEKLQLADNLYQLGFLEEASTLFKDLLSLYPDEDSLKISLGEIAIEEDKLEEAFEWLEQIKPSSELYAQSLLTLADIYQMMDIPEVSEQKLKEAKTILPNEPLIDLALGELYFSTESYQNAIITYEMIKETYSTFESPIDLDERIGVSLSRIGEYEEAVTFLESAIKQSETVERLFQLALCYYQIRENERSIQLLTKVSEMNPEFNQVYYPLAQILFDEGRYDDALEVAEKGIHVNPYDVSVYHLASEASYQLNQKDQAKMYLEEVISLELDSDISKLKLAELLLKEEEYEEAIHLVSTLDILDQGEAYWYLAQAYNGLEEYADAKKYYELAHPYMDIDADFLKDYGIFLREEGQLDKSKEVLQAYLTMVPDDLMIVTMLEE, via the coding sequence ATGTCATATAGTAAACAAATGTTAGAAGCATTATCATCTGGAGACTTAGCTCAAGCGACGGTTTATTTTAATGAAGCTTTGTCACAGGATTTACCAGAAGAAAAATTACAATTAGCAGATAATTTGTATCAACTAGGCTTTCTTGAAGAAGCGAGCACGTTGTTTAAAGATTTGTTGAGTCTTTATCCTGATGAGGATAGTTTGAAAATATCTTTAGGAGAAATTGCGATTGAAGAAGATAAGCTAGAAGAAGCGTTTGAATGGTTAGAACAAATTAAGCCAAGCAGCGAATTATATGCACAAAGCTTATTGACGTTAGCCGATATTTATCAAATGATGGACATTCCTGAAGTGAGCGAACAAAAATTAAAAGAAGCTAAAACGATACTGCCAAATGAGCCATTGATTGATTTAGCACTAGGAGAATTATATTTCTCAACTGAAAGCTATCAAAATGCTATTATAACGTATGAGATGATAAAAGAAACGTACTCAACCTTTGAGTCGCCAATTGATTTAGATGAGCGTATAGGAGTATCTTTGTCAAGAATTGGGGAGTATGAAGAAGCAGTGACCTTTTTAGAATCTGCTATTAAACAATCTGAAACAGTGGAGCGATTGTTTCAGTTGGCTCTTTGTTACTATCAAATTAGAGAAAATGAACGCAGTATTCAACTTTTAACAAAAGTTAGCGAGATGAATCCTGAATTTAATCAAGTTTATTACCCATTGGCACAAATCCTGTTTGATGAAGGACGATATGATGACGCATTAGAAGTAGCTGAAAAAGGAATTCATGTTAATCCTTATGATGTGTCTGTCTATCATTTAGCGTCAGAAGCATCTTATCAACTAAATCAAAAAGACCAGGCAAAAATGTATTTAGAGGAAGTTATCTCATTGGAATTAGATAGTGATATTTCAAAACTAAAACTAGCTGAACTGTTATTGAAAGAGGAAGAATATGAAGAAGCCATCCATTTAGTTTCGACATTAGATATTTTAGATCAAGGTGAAGCCTATTGGTACTTAGCACAAGCTTATAATGGTTTAGAAGAGTATGCAGATGCGAAAAAATATTATGAGTTAGCTCATCCATATATGGATATTGACGCTGATTTCTTAAAAGATTATGGTATCTTTTTACGAGAAGAAGGACAATTAGACAAATCAAAAGAGGTATTACAAGCCTATTTGACAATGGTTCCAGATGATTTGATGATTGTTACAATGTTGGAAGAGTAG
- a CDS encoding HU family DNA-binding protein, producing MANKAELIEKVAEATGLTKKDATASVDAVFTSIQEFLSEGEKVQLIGFGNFEVRERAARKGRNPQTGEEIQIAASKVPAFKPGKALKDAVK from the coding sequence ATGGCAAATAAAGCAGAATTAATCGAAAAAGTTGCAGAAGCAACTGGATTAACTAAAAAAGATGCGACAGCATCAGTAGACGCTGTATTTACTTCAATTCAAGAATTTTTATCTGAAGGTGAAAAAGTTCAATTAATCGGATTCGGAAACTTCGAAGTACGTGAAAGAGCTGCCCGTAAAGGACGTAACCCACAAACAGGTGAAGAAATTCAAATCGCTGCAAGTAAAGTACCTGCATTTAAACCAGGTAAAGCGTTAAAAGATGCAGTTAAATAA
- a CDS encoding YitT family protein, with the protein MRINRQFFINCIMIFIGASIFSFGLVNFNIANKLAEGGMTGIALIIYNLFHVDPALTTLILNIPLILVGLKLLGLEPLILTLVGSLSLSLNLWVWQKIPLNISVDNDILIAALLAGICGGIGSGIVYKYGGTTGGTDIIARIIERRLGMTIGRSLFTLDICVLLLSLSYLSLKEMMYTLIAVFVFSRVVDFVQDASYGAKAVFIVSDHDRQIGDTIMKELDRGVTYINSEGGFSKESRQMVYCVASIIEMSRIKEICYEIDPRAFMTFFNINEVSGEGFTYKELQELHEQAKKQK; encoded by the coding sequence ATGCGTATAAACAGGCAATTTTTTATTAATTGTATCATGATTTTTATTGGAGCGAGTATTTTTAGCTTTGGTTTGGTTAATTTTAATATAGCAAACAAGTTAGCTGAAGGCGGGATGACGGGAATTGCATTGATTATCTATAATCTTTTTCATGTTGACCCTGCACTGACTACCCTTATTTTAAATATTCCGCTTATTTTGGTTGGACTAAAGTTACTCGGATTAGAACCACTTATTTTAACATTAGTCGGTTCCTTATCCTTGTCATTAAACTTGTGGGTTTGGCAAAAAATACCTTTAAACATTTCTGTTGATAACGATATTTTAATTGCCGCACTTCTTGCAGGGATTTGCGGTGGAATTGGTAGTGGAATCGTGTATAAATATGGTGGGACGACTGGTGGAACAGACATTATTGCTCGTATCATCGAGAGACGTTTAGGTATGACGATTGGACGGTCGTTGTTTACATTAGATATATGTGTCTTACTGTTGTCTCTAAGCTATTTATCACTTAAAGAAATGATGTACACGCTGATTGCTGTCTTTGTATTCAGCCGAGTGGTGGATTTTGTACAAGATGCGTCCTATGGTGCTAAGGCCGTTTTTATTGTCTCAGACCATGATAGACAAATAGGCGATACCATTATGAAAGAATTAGATCGCGGTGTAACCTATATTAATAGCGAAGGTGGCTTTTCAAAAGAAAGTAGACAAATGGTTTATTGTGTTGCAAGCATTATTGAGATGAGTCGTATCAAAGAAATTTGTTATGAGATTGATCCGCGTGCCTTTATGACTTTTTTCAACATCAATGAAGTCTCAGGAGAAGGCTTTACTTATAAAGAATTGCAAGAGTTACATGAACAAGCAAAAAAACAAAAGTGA
- the der gene encoding ribosome biogenesis GTPase Der: MSIPTLAIVGRPNVGKSTLFNRMAGERISIVEDVPGVTRDRIYAHSEWLGREFSIIDTGGIEMSDEPFMDQIKHQAQIAIEEADVIILVTSGREGVTDADEYVAKILYKSDKPVILAVNKVDNPEMRSDIYEFYSLGLGEPIPVSGSHGIGLGDVLDEAIKHFKPVEAEEEDDIIRFSLIGRPNVGKSSLINAILGEDRVIVSNVAGTTRDAIDTSFVSNTGQEFIMIDTAGMRKKGKVYENTEKYSAMRAMRAIDRSDVVLVVLNAEEGIREYDKRIAGFAHDAGKGIVIVVNKWDTLDKDNHTMKEFEEDIRSEFRYLDYAPIVYVSAKTKQRLHQLPEIIETVSQNQTLRIPSSILNDVIMDAVAINPTPTDKGKRLKIFYATQVAIKPPTFVVFVNEEELMHFSYSRFLENQIRRAFEFEGTPIRILTRRRK, encoded by the coding sequence ATGTCAATCCCTACACTAGCGATTGTTGGACGTCCAAACGTTGGAAAATCAACCCTGTTCAATCGTATGGCTGGAGAGAGAATTTCTATCGTGGAAGATGTTCCTGGTGTCACTCGTGATAGAATTTATGCCCATTCTGAATGGTTGGGACGTGAATTTAGCATTATTGATACTGGTGGAATCGAGATGAGTGATGAGCCTTTTATGGATCAAATTAAACACCAAGCTCAAATAGCTATTGAAGAAGCAGATGTGATTATTTTAGTGACAAGTGGTCGTGAAGGAGTCACTGATGCGGATGAATATGTGGCTAAGATATTATATAAAAGTGATAAACCAGTCATTTTAGCAGTAAATAAAGTAGATAATCCTGAAATGCGTAGTGATATTTATGAATTCTATTCACTTGGATTAGGCGAACCAATCCCTGTTTCAGGAAGTCACGGTATTGGCTTAGGGGACGTATTAGATGAAGCCATTAAACATTTTAAACCAGTTGAAGCTGAGGAAGAAGACGATATTATTCGTTTTAGTTTGATTGGTCGACCAAATGTTGGAAAATCATCTCTTATTAATGCCATACTAGGTGAAGATAGAGTAATCGTTTCTAACGTTGCTGGAACGACACGTGATGCGATTGATACGTCTTTTGTATCAAATACAGGCCAAGAGTTTATCATGATTGATACTGCTGGTATGAGAAAAAAAGGTAAAGTCTATGAAAACACAGAAAAATATAGTGCGATGCGTGCAATGCGTGCGATCGACCGCTCTGATGTAGTATTAGTTGTATTGAACGCAGAAGAAGGAATCCGCGAGTACGATAAACGGATTGCTGGATTTGCTCATGATGCAGGGAAGGGTATTGTGATTGTTGTCAATAAATGGGATACATTAGATAAAGACAATCATACGATGAAAGAATTTGAAGAAGACATTCGCTCTGAATTCAGATACCTTGATTATGCCCCAATAGTCTATGTATCAGCTAAGACAAAACAACGTTTGCATCAATTACCTGAAATCATTGAGACCGTGAGTCAAAATCAAACATTACGTATTCCATCATCTATTTTAAATGATGTGATTATGGATGCAGTGGCAATCAACCCAACACCGACTGACAAAGGGAAACGTTTGAAGATATTTTATGCGACACAAGTTGCCATCAAACCACCCACCTTTGTTGTGTTTGTTAATGAAGAAGAATTAATGCATTTCTCTTACTCAAGATTTTTAGAAAATCAAATAAGACGTGCTTTCGAGTTTGAAGGAACGCCTATTCGAATCCTTACAAGACGAAGAAAATAG
- a CDS encoding GlsB/YeaQ/YmgE family stress response membrane protein: protein MHWISVLIVGSIIGAVATLITGKKDSQGCLFNLVAGLLGSAIGQKMFGDDWGGQLAGMALVPSILGAIIIVAIASIFQKK, encoded by the coding sequence ATGCATTGGATTTCAGTATTAATCGTAGGAAGTATTATTGGTGCAGTTGCAACATTAATAACAGGAAAAAAAGACTCACAAGGTTGCTTATTTAACCTTGTAGCAGGGTTATTAGGCTCTGCAATCGGACAAAAAATGTTTGGTGATGATTGGGGAGGACAATTAGCTGGTATGGCGTTGGTTCCTTCTATTTTAGGAGCCATTATTATTGTTGCCATTGCTTCTATTTTCCAAAAAAAATAG
- a CDS encoding nucleotide pyrophosphohydrolase, giving the protein MEKIEKLTQMQKEVDDYIQQFKTGYFSPLAQMARLTEEMGELAREINHYYGEKSKKLTEKPKTVEEELGDVFIVLLIMANSLDIDLTKVFEDNMKKFYARDSHRFERVDEGKSMK; this is encoded by the coding sequence ATGGAAAAAATAGAGAAGTTAACTCAAATGCAAAAAGAAGTGGATGATTACATCCAACAATTTAAAACAGGCTATTTTTCCCCTCTTGCTCAAATGGCAAGATTAACCGAAGAAATGGGAGAATTAGCTAGAGAGATTAATCATTACTACGGAGAAAAATCAAAAAAATTAACTGAGAAGCCAAAAACAGTAGAAGAAGAATTAGGCGATGTTTTCATTGTTCTGTTAATCATGGCGAATTCTTTAGACATTGATTTAACAAAAGTATTTGAAGATAACATGAAAAAGTTTTATGCTAGAGATAGTCATCGCTTTGAACGAGTGGATGAGGGAAAAAGTATGAAGTAG
- a CDS encoding YpiB family protein has protein sequence MINLEDKRAFITWLVETITLKEKEAYWILNYLLNHDAILNRVVFVEQADKTPRGLVIAATRENQDGLVLFKETQPFTDAQQIFHEIRMNYKDTLYIEVYFEHREFNQLYQTVTEDNPFLSAFDLIPTEMFHRIENDFKQKQSEKEEEYLLTKINDAIDSNNQQEFIYWSDEYQKRKNKSGG, from the coding sequence ATGATTAATTTAGAGGACAAACGAGCCTTTATCACCTGGCTAGTGGAAACTATTACGCTAAAAGAAAAAGAAGCTTATTGGATTTTAAATTATTTACTTAATCATGATGCCATACTTAATCGCGTCGTGTTTGTTGAACAAGCAGATAAAACGCCTAGAGGTCTTGTGATAGCCGCTACAAGGGAAAATCAGGATGGACTCGTTTTATTTAAAGAAACCCAGCCTTTTACTGATGCCCAACAAATATTTCATGAGATTAGAATGAATTATAAAGATACCTTATACATCGAAGTTTATTTCGAACATCGTGAATTCAATCAATTGTATCAAACAGTCACAGAAGATAATCCGTTTCTTAGTGCGTTTGATTTGATTCCAACAGAGATGTTTCATCGTATAGAAAACGATTTTAAACAAAAACAATCCGAAAAAGAAGAGGAATATTTATTAACCAAAATAAATGATGCGATTGACTCAAACAATCAACAAGAGTTTATTTATTGGTCAGATGAATACCAAAAAAGAAAAAACAAAAGTGGTGGATAA